One genomic region from Agelaius phoeniceus isolate bAgePho1 chromosome 25, bAgePho1.hap1, whole genome shotgun sequence encodes:
- the RHOC gene encoding rho-related GTP-binding protein RhoC isoform X1, protein MMSFGKGAMAAIRKKLVIVGDGACGKTCLLIVFSKDQFPEVYVPTVFENYIADIEVDGKQVELALWDTAGQEDYDRLRPLSYPDTDVILMCFSIDSPDSLENIPEKWTPEVKHFCPNVPIILVGNKKDLRNDEHTRRELAKMKQEPVKPEEGRDMANRINAFGYLECSAKTKEGVREVFEMATRAGLQVRKNKKRRGCPLL, encoded by the exons CGATGGCAGCCATCAGGAAGAAGCTGGTGATCGTGGGAGATGGTGCCTGCGGGAAGACGTGTCTGCTGATCGTGTTCAGCAAAGACCAGTTCCCCGAGGTCTACGTGCCCACGGTGTTTGAGAACTACATTGCTGACATAGAGGTGGATGGCAAGCAG GTTGAGCTGGCCCTGTGGGACACGGCGGGGCAGGAGGACTATGACAGGCTGCGGCCCCTCTCGTACCCGGACACAGATGTCATCCTCATGTGCTTCTCCATCGACAGCCCCGACAGCCTCG AGAACATCCCTGAGAAGTGGACGCCGGAGGTGAAGCACTTCTGCCCCAACGTGCCCATCATCTTGGTGGGGAACAAGAAGGACCTGCGCAACGACGAGCACACGCGGCGGGAGCTGGCCAAGATGAAACAg GAGCCGGTGAAGccagaggaggggagggacatGGCCAACAGGATCAACGCCTTTGGCTACCTCGAGTGCTCGGCCAAGACGAAGGAGGGGGTGCGGGAGGTGTTTGAGATGGCCACCcgagctgggctgcaggtgcGCAAGAACAAGAAGCGCAGAGGCTGcccgctgctgtga
- the RHOC gene encoding rho-related GTP-binding protein RhoC isoform X2: MAAIRKKLVIVGDGACGKTCLLIVFSKDQFPEVYVPTVFENYIADIEVDGKQVELALWDTAGQEDYDRLRPLSYPDTDVILMCFSIDSPDSLENIPEKWTPEVKHFCPNVPIILVGNKKDLRNDEHTRRELAKMKQEPVKPEEGRDMANRINAFGYLECSAKTKEGVREVFEMATRAGLQVRKNKKRRGCPLL; encoded by the exons ATGGCAGCCATCAGGAAGAAGCTGGTGATCGTGGGAGATGGTGCCTGCGGGAAGACGTGTCTGCTGATCGTGTTCAGCAAAGACCAGTTCCCCGAGGTCTACGTGCCCACGGTGTTTGAGAACTACATTGCTGACATAGAGGTGGATGGCAAGCAG GTTGAGCTGGCCCTGTGGGACACGGCGGGGCAGGAGGACTATGACAGGCTGCGGCCCCTCTCGTACCCGGACACAGATGTCATCCTCATGTGCTTCTCCATCGACAGCCCCGACAGCCTCG AGAACATCCCTGAGAAGTGGACGCCGGAGGTGAAGCACTTCTGCCCCAACGTGCCCATCATCTTGGTGGGGAACAAGAAGGACCTGCGCAACGACGAGCACACGCGGCGGGAGCTGGCCAAGATGAAACAg GAGCCGGTGAAGccagaggaggggagggacatGGCCAACAGGATCAACGCCTTTGGCTACCTCGAGTGCTCGGCCAAGACGAAGGAGGGGGTGCGGGAGGTGTTTGAGATGGCCACCcgagctgggctgcaggtgcGCAAGAACAAGAAGCGCAGAGGCTGcccgctgctgtga